One Psychrosphaera aestuarii DNA window includes the following coding sequences:
- a CDS encoding DUF3820 family protein: MLDNPEFLTKAINTLMPFGKYAGRKLIDLPEPYLVWFHKQGFPNNQLGQQLALMYEIKLNGLEGMLTRLKTPY; the protein is encoded by the coding sequence ATGCTCGATAATCCAGAGTTTCTTACCAAAGCAATCAACACGCTAATGCCATTTGGCAAGTACGCCGGTCGTAAACTTATCGATTTACCAGAACCTTATTTAGTTTGGTTTCATAAGCAAGGCTTTCCAAACAATCAATTAGGTCAACAGCTAGCGCTCATGTATGAAATAAAACTGAATGGATTAGAGGGTATGTTGACGAGACTAAAAACTCCCTATTAA
- the dapD gene encoding 2,3,4,5-tetrahydropyridine-2,6-dicarboxylate N-succinyltransferase gives MSQLQNIIENAFEQRDQITPSTVSQEIKTAVEETLLMLDRGEARVAEKIAGEWVVHQWLKKAVLLSFRIKDNELMDGAETKYWDKVDSKFANYTADDFKAQGMRVVPPAAVRKGAFIGKNVVLMPSYTNIGAFVDEGTMVDTWATVGSCAQIGKNVHLSGGVGIGGVLEPLQANPTIIEDNCFIGARSEVVEGVIVEEGAVLSMGVYISQSTRIYDRETGEITYGRVPAGAVVVPGSLPSKDGSHTLYAAIIVKKVDAQTRAKVGVNALLRGIDE, from the coding sequence ATGAGCCAGCTACAAAATATTATTGAGAATGCGTTTGAACAACGTGACCAAATCACCCCAAGCACGGTCAGCCAAGAAATAAAGACAGCTGTTGAAGAAACACTGCTTATGCTAGATCGTGGTGAAGCCCGTGTCGCTGAAAAAATCGCTGGCGAATGGGTCGTTCATCAGTGGCTTAAAAAGGCAGTTTTATTATCTTTTAGAATAAAAGACAATGAGTTGATGGACGGCGCTGAAACTAAATACTGGGATAAAGTAGACAGCAAATTTGCCAATTACACTGCGGATGACTTCAAGGCTCAAGGTATGCGAGTTGTGCCTCCTGCGGCGGTAAGAAAAGGTGCGTTTATTGGTAAAAATGTTGTCCTTATGCCTTCTTATACAAATATTGGTGCTTTTGTTGATGAAGGCACTATGGTGGATACTTGGGCGACAGTGGGCTCATGTGCACAAATCGGTAAAAACGTACACTTGTCTGGCGGTGTTGGTATTGGTGGTGTTTTAGAGCCATTACAAGCAAACCCAACAATCATTGAAGATAATTGTTTTATTGGTGCGCGTTCTGAAGTTGTAGAAGGTGTAATTGTTGAAGAAGGCGCCGTGCTTTCAATGGGCGTTTATATTAGCCAGTCAACACGTATTTATGATCGCGAGACAGGTGAGATTACCTATGGTCGAGTTCCAGCTGGTGCGGTAGTCGTTCCAGGCTCTTTACCTTCAAAAGATGGCTCACACACATTATACGCAGCTATCATAGTTAAGAAAGTAGATGCTCAAACCCGTGCTAAAGTAGGTGTTAATGCTTTACTTCGTGGCATTGACGAGTAA